Proteins encoded in a region of the Marmota flaviventris isolate mMarFla1 chromosome 3, mMarFla1.hap1, whole genome shotgun sequence genome:
- the Nkx2-6 gene encoding homeobox protein Nkx-2.6, with protein sequence MLLGRVTSTPFSVNDILRLEQEQSDHEALPQWGMRRSLENSQYLGMDSEPRGLQVNNASDGGSCDKEREPSGGPCKAVMEKDAEQVEEPQPGLGAASLLRGGKRVLERSVGNSGGSTQQPKTRQRRKPRVLFSQAQVLALERRFKQQRYLSAPERDHLANALQLTSTQVKIWFQNRRYKCKRQRQDKSLELAGHPLAPRRVAVPVLVRDGKPCLGLGQPPFTGGPYAAAATPFSCYGGYASAPYSAGYNVGYAGEGPAPPTPLANSGFSPGGPSATPQGHLPSTMQGVRAW encoded by the exons ATGCTGCTGGGCCGGGTCACCTCCACCCCCTTCTCCGTCAATGACATCCTGCGGCTGGAGCAAGAGCAGAGCGATCATGAAGCCTTGCCACAATGGGGGATGCGGAGGAGCCTGGAAAACTCTCAGTACCTGGGAATGGACTCGGAACCGCGAGGATTACAGGTTAACAACGCCAGTGATGGGGGCAGCTGCGATAAAGAACGGGAACCTTCTGGGGGACCTTGTAAGGCAGTCATGGAGAAAGACGCGGAACAAGTGGAGGAGCCAC AGCCGGGCCTGGGTGCCGCCTCGCTCCTCCGAGGTGGGAAAAGGGTGCTGGAGCGCAGCGTTGGGAACAGCGGTGGCAGCACGCAACAGCCCAAGACGCGACAGCGGCGGAAGCCACGTGTTCTGTTCTCACAGGCACAGGTGCTGGCCCTGGAGCGGCGCTTCAAGCAGCAGCGGTACCTGTCGGCGCCTGAACGCGACCACCTGGCCAACGCGCTGCAGCTCACGTCCACACAGGTCAAGATCTGGTTCCAGAACCGCCGCTACAAGTGCAAGAGGCAGCGCCAGGACAAGTCACTGGAACTGGCTGGCCACCCACTAGCGCCTCGCCGAGTGGCAGTACCGGTGCTGGTGCGTGATGGCAAGCCCTGTCTGGGCCTGGGCCAGCCACCCTTCACCGGGGGCCCGTACGCTGCTGCCGCGACGCCCTTTTCCTGCTATGGTGGTTACGCGAGCGCCCCCTATAGCGCAGGCTACAACGTCGGCTATGCCGGTGAAGGACCCGCGCCACCCACGCCGCTGGCCAACTCGGGTTTCAGCCCTGGCGGCCCGAGCGCCACGCCGCAGGGCCATCTGCCCTCCACGATGCAGGGCGTCAGGGCCTGGTGA